The Streptomyces racemochromogenes DNA segment GCGAAAGCTTGAGCATCGCGGGGGCGCCGGGGCGGTGGACGGTGCGGACGGAGGAGGTGGGGTACCAGGGGGTGCCGTGGGGGCCCAGGTCTGTGATGAGTCCCGCGTCGCGCAGGGTGGTGACGGCGGGGCGCTGGAGGAGGTCTCGGGCCTGCCAGGGGTGCAGGGGAAGGGCGGTGGTGCCGGCGGGCAGGGGGAGGCCGGGGGCGAGACGGGCGAGGAGCTGTGCGGCGGACACCGGACGGCCCCGTTCGGTCCAGGCGGAGTCGGTGGCCAGGGCGTCGGGCGCGACCGCGATCCAGTGCAGGGGGAAGGAGCCGTGGAGTTCGGGTGAGTAGTGGCGTACTTCGGCCTCCGAGAGTCCTTCGCGGCTCTTGGGGTCTGGTTGGAGGGGGTGACCGAGGAGGAGTGACTGTTCGGCGGTGAGGAAGCGGTCGCCTGCGACGGGGGCCGGGCCGGTGGGGCGTTGACGGCGGTCGGCGATGAACTCGGTGGTGCGGCGCACCGAGTCGGCGACCCGGCCGACGAGGTCGGTGCCGCTGCGGCCGTCGCCCTCGCGGGCGAGCAGGCCGGCGAGGGTGACGGCGTCCACGGCGGGGGCGTGGGCGGGGGCGCCTTCGAGGCGGGCGGCGCCGAACCGGTGCCAGCCTGCCGGGGACCAGTACCGGACGGGGACGAGCAGCGCGGCCCCGGACGCGGGGAGGGGGACGCGGAGCAGGGTTCCGACGGGCCCGTCGGGGCGGCCGATGCCGCTCTCGCGGACCCAGCACCGCAGTAGGTTCTCCACCGTCGCGGACTCGGCCGCGGTGGCCGGGTCGGGGTGGTCCAGCAGGTCGGGCAGCGCCGCCGGGTCGGGGCCGGCGGGGCCGGTGCCGCCCACGCGCGGGCGGAGGGTGCCGTCCTTCTGCCGGGGCACGGTGCCCGCCGGGACGTGGGCCGAGGTGGCCTGCGCCGCCGGGACCCCGGCTACAGCACCGGCCTCCGCTCCGGCCCGGGGCCGCCCGGGGGCCGCCGGGTCCCGGTCCGCGGCCGGTGACGCCGCGGGCGGCTGGGGCACGGCGGGCGCCTCGGGATGCCCGGGGGCGGACGGCCTGCCGGGACCGTCCGGCCGCGCCGGGGCGGGCGTGCCCGGCCGCACCGGGAGCGGCTGCTGGTCGGGGGCCGCGACGCCCTGAGCCGGGGCGTCGCCGAGCCCGGCCGCCGACTGGTCCGGGCCCGCCGCGTCTGCGGCCGCGGGGGTGGCGGGCGTGAGCCGGGCGAGGGGGGTGGGGGCCGGAGGGATCGCAGCAGCGGGCGGGGCCGGCGGGAGGCGGGCCGCTGGGCCGTTGGGCGCCAGGGGCGCGGCGGCCGACTGAGGCGGGGCCGGGGTGGTCGGTGCCGAGGGAGCGGCGGCCTGAGGCGGGGCCGGGGAGGCCGGGGGCCCGTCGAGGGCGGCGGGCGAACCCGAGGTCGCAGCCGAGACCGGGGCCGCGGTGGCGGGCAGGCCCGGGTACACCGCAGCCGCAGCGCCGTCCGGGACCGGGGTGACGGCCGGGACCGGGGCGGCGGTGGCGCCCGCAGCCGCGGGGGTGACGGCTGGGAACGGAGGTGCCGTTGCAGCCGGGCCCGAGCCCGCAGCGGCAGCCGCGGCGGTGCCTGGGGCGGTAGCCGGGTGCGGGGGGACGGCCGGGCCCGGGGCCACGGCGGCGGCCGGGAACGGGGGCGTCGTGGCGGCCTGGCCCGAGCCTGCGGCGGCAGCCGGGGTGGCGGCCGGGAACGCGCCCGCAGCGGCGCCTCGGACCGGGGTGACGGCCGGGGCCGGGACCGGGACCGGGGTGCCGACGCGGGCCGGGCCAGCGGCGGGGCCCGAGGGCGGGGTGGCGGCTGGGAACGGGGGCGCGGCGGCGGCTGGAGCCGCAGCGGCCGGGGGCGGGGTGGTGGGTGGGGGGCCTGGGAGGGGCGGGGGTGGGGTGGTGGAGGGGTCGGGCATCGGGGGGTCCTTCGGGGTGCGGTCAGTGGGGCCGGCGGGCGGCGGCGGGGACGGAGTCGGCCAGCCGGTCCAGGACGGCTGCGGCCTGTTCGTCGGTGAGGGTCAGCGGGGGCAGCAGGCGGACGACGCTGGAGTGGCGGCCTCCGAGCTCGACGATCAGGCCGCGGTCCAGGCACTCCTGGCGCACGGCGGAGGCGAGGGCGGGTGCGGCGGCGCCGGTGTCGGGGTCGACGAGTTCGACGCCGAGCATCAGTCCGCGGCCCCGTACGTCGCCGACGCACGGCTGTTCCGCCGCCAGGCCGCGCAGTGCGGTCAGCATCCGCTCCCCCAGGGAGGCCGCGCGCTCGGCGAGGCCGTTGTGGCGGACGTAGGCGAGGGTGGCGGTGCCCGCGGCCATGGCGAGCTGGTTCCCGCGGAACGTTCCGGCGTGGGCGCCGGGGGCCCAGACGTCCAGTTCGGCCCGGTAGACGATCACGGCCAGCGGGAGGCTGCCGCCGATGGCCTTGGACAGGACCATCACGTCGGGAACCACCCCGGCGTGGTCGACGCCCCAGAAGGCACCGGTGCGGCCCACCCCGGTCTGCACCTCGTCCGCGATCAGCGGGATGCCCCGGGCCGCGGTGATCTCCCGCATCCGGCGGAGCCACGCGTCGGGAGCCGGGTGGACCCCGCCCTCTCCCTGCACGGGCTCGACGATCATGGCGGCGGGCAGCGGTACCCCGCCCTTGGGGTCGTCGAGCAGGGTCTCGGTCCAGCGGGCCCCGAGCCGCGCGCCCTCGGCGCCGCCGACCCCGAACGGGCAGCGGTGGTCCTGCGGGTAGGGCAGCCGGGTCACCCGTACGTCGCCGGCGCCGCCCGAGGCCTCCAGGGCTCCGGCGGTCATCCCGTGGT contains these protein-coding regions:
- a CDS encoding IucA/IucC family protein — translated: MPQPPAASPAADRDPAAPGRPRAGAEAGAVAGVPAAQATSAHVPAGTVPRQKDGTLRPRVGGTGPAGPDPAALPDLLDHPDPATAAESATVENLLRCWVRESGIGRPDGPVGTLLRVPLPASGAALLVPVRYWSPAGWHRFGAARLEGAPAHAPAVDAVTLAGLLAREGDGRSGTDLVGRVADSVRRTTEFIADRRQRPTGPAPVAGDRFLTAEQSLLLGHPLQPDPKSREGLSEAEVRHYSPELHGSFPLHWIAVAPDALATDSAWTERGRPVSAAQLLARLAPGLPLPAGTTALPLHPWQARDLLQRPAVTTLRDAGLITDLGPHGTPWYPTSSVRTVHRPGAPAMLKLSLGLRITNSRRENLRKELHRGVEVHRLLRTGLAEQWQTAHPGFDIVRDPAWIAVDALDGTPVRGFDAVLRHNPFHSDDDAVCVAALTSLRPWPGRTTMRSRLADTLSRLAVTTGRPVAAVAAEWFLRYLDHVVLPVLAFDALAGIALEAHQQNTLVLLDRAGWPVGGRFRDNQGYYFRDSRRAELERRLPGIGGDSDTFVPDAVTDERFAYYLGINNVIGLIGAFGSQRLADERVLLAAFRRFLGKASGLGPVPARLLDSPTLRCKANLLTRLGGLDELVGPVDTQSVYVTITNPLHD
- a CDS encoding diaminobutyrate--2-oxoglutarate transaminase family protein, yielding MVQQRSCSRRNPEEQPAGGPTVVAVTEPTATVTATATAANAPALIAAGGVAEAGGEAASAAEGVAGAGAGAGGVDGADAAPRTQAPAAGAHVPAQGGRGPASAEGILRRQALRESAARTYARSLPIVPVRARGLTIEGADGRRYLDCLSGAGTLALGHNHPVVLEAIRGVLDSGAPLHVLDLATPVKDAFTTELFENLPPELAADARVQFCGPAGTDAVEAALKLVRAATGRTGLLTFTGAYHGMTAGALEASGGAGDVRVTRLPYPQDHRCPFGVGGAEGARLGARWTETLLDDPKGGVPLPAAMIVEPVQGEGGVHPAPDAWLRRMREITAARGIPLIADEVQTGVGRTGAFWGVDHAGVVPDVMVLSKAIGGSLPLAVIVYRAELDVWAPGAHAGTFRGNQLAMAAGTATLAYVRHNGLAERAASLGERMLTALRGLAAEQPCVGDVRGRGLMLGVELVDPDTGAAAPALASAVRQECLDRGLIVELGGRHSSVVRLLPPLTLTDEQAAAVLDRLADSVPAAARRPH